TATTCTTTTCTCTTAAATAGGCCAAGCCCTGTTCATCCCCATAAACTGTAATCTGTGCTAATCTTTCTGGAGGCATGCTTGCTAAATACGTCCATAAGATTTTAGCAGTTTCTAAACCGTCATCTTTTATGTGAATGAGCAGTTCTCTATCTGAAAATCTTTCTAAGGCTTCCTTTAATTCAGGCATCATACCAATCCCTTGTCCTCGGAAAGGATAAGATTCTCCATTATCTGCAGTATACCCATACCCTATATCTAATTGTTTTAGTTCTTCCATAGTGTACTCACTGATCTTCCCTTTCCCATCTGTTCTCATAGATAGATCATAATCGTGAAATACTGCAAGTTGACCATCTTTTGTCCTTTGGATATCTAACTCAACCACATCTGCTCCATATGAAAATGCCACATCCATAGATTCTATCGTATTCTCCAGGTATTTATGCTCTGGTTCATAAATAATCTCTGCAGTATTCGTATCCCATTCCACCTGTGAAATGTCAAAGGTCTGCGCCAATCCTCTGTGTGCCAGTAATTTATAACTACCTGATTGATCCATAAACAAACTTGTATTATTTAACCACACAAACATAATAAAACTCACTAATATGATTAGGATAAGATATCTCTTTTTTATCTTCCTCATGTAACTTTTCTCCTATTTTCTTATTATTGTAATTGTTCTCTGGCTCTTTCCCCTTTACTTACCATACCCAACAACATAGAAATTCAGCATTTAGGACAAATGAGAATTTAGGCTCTGATCTCTACCTCTCAGAAGGAAAATTACTATTATTCATTATTACTCCTCCATTTTTATAAATAACTTCTGTCTTTTAAAATTTTTTGACACAACATAAATTTAATTTGCATTATAACACCATCAATACAAATTTAATAGAACTATTATGAATTCAATAGAAAAAGTGACGGTTCCGACAGATTGGAACCGTCACTTTTTCTCTGTATGTGCAATTTCTATTCAAAATTTTTCATATAGTAATTGGGAGTTTTCTTTTGCTTGAATATCCTATAAATCGACTATCTAATCGAACAATAAAGAAAGATCCCTCTATATTTATAAGGCAAAATAGTTTTATCTGTGTTCTACAAACTGAATTTTTAATCCATTAGGATCCAATACATAAAAGAATTTTACATGAGGATTCGGTTCAAAGGGACCACTGTGAATATCTATTCCCTTTTCTTTTATAAATGCTATCATTTCATCAACAGAATTGACTTCAAATCCCCAAGAAATATCTCTCCCAATATTCACTGGCTCACTCTGTTGAGTGCATACGAGTTCTATTTTTGTTTCTCCATCTCCTAAAAATGCAATTTCTGTTTCCGGGCCGGCATGAAATCTTCTATCTATCGTAAGTCCAACTATTTCCTGATAAAATTTTAATGACTCTTCCATGTTATTTACTTTTAATGTGCTCCAAAGAAATTTCATTTTATCTCTCCTTATACTGTATCTATTATCATCTACTAGTTTAGCACAATCTTATATATCTTATAATAAAGATTTATGCCTTTGCTTTTCTCTATACAAATAACTGTAAAAATATACTACTAAAAGACTTTACAAACAATATTTTATTCCTCTACCATAAGTTTGTTGTACAATTTCTTGGCTTTGATTGCCCAAATACCATATACGATACCTAATATTAAAAGTACAATAATAGGAACAACTCTCCAAAGCATGAAAGGAAATTCAAACCAAAATGCAGACCAAAATTTTGCTCCTTCCATTTCCCATAATCCTGGGGTCAGAAAAAATAAATTTTCCAACTTAAAATCTATACTTATTAAAACAATAAGAAAGTAAAGGAGCATAAGAGCAAAATTAAGCAAGCATACTTGGCTTAATCTTTTATGTCTTCTGGCTTTTGATTCTTTGTCTGAGAAAATATCATCGGATGCATGTTCTGACACTGGCAAAAAATATTGACTTCCTGAATAAATTGTTCCATACACGTGTTTCCAACCTGCATCTTCAAAAAGTGCTACATAGTCATTGAATTCTGATTTGCTTTTAAACAAACGATAATCTATTCTGTAGTGTAAATCCTGAGGATTTCCTTTTTCAAAGTGATATCTTCCAAAGGCTGAGTACTTTTTTAAAATAAATCCTTTGTTAGCCATCTCGTTTAAATACTTCTCTTCTTCGTTCATATCCACAAAAATTTTAAATTTCTTCATCATTTCCCCTCCTAAAAACCTATTTCCTGGGCTAAATTTAATAACTGCTTTAAGCGATTAACTTCCAGCTGTAAAACTTCTTCACCCTTTTTTGTAATCTGATATACTTTTCTTCTCTTGTCTTCTGAGGGTACTGCCATAATCAATTTTTGTTTCATGAGATTCTCAATCGCACCATACATGGTTCCTGCGGCAATTCTTACTTTTCCACCACTCATTTCCTCTACCTTTTGCATAATATAATATCCATGACCGGGCTCTTTTAAGGCAAGTAATATATAGAAAGTTGTTTCAGTCAGCGGTAGACATTTATCTAAGTTCATGACCCACCTCCATTATTACAAACAAAAATATACAGTAAAACTATATAGAATAACTTTATATAGTTATAATATATAGTTTGACTGTATATGTCAATATCAAAATCAGTATTTTAATTGGTTTGAATTTCCACTCTTTATTCGACCTTATTGTTTTTTTTCTAAAATCTATTCAAAAAACTTAATTCTATCCTCCAAAGGTTTAAATTCTTTATCGCCAGGTGCTGCTGTGGGCTTTCCAAAGGGCATTTGAGCAATGAGCTGCCAGGTATTTGGAATACTCCATTCATTTCTTATATCAGATTCTATAAGTTCATTATAGTGTTGAAGGGATGCTCCTAACCCTTCAGATTCTAATGCGGTCCATATAATAAATTGGTGTATTCCATTAGATTGTTGTGACCACACCGGAAAGTTATCTTTATATAAAGCAAATTGCTCCTGAAGGGACTCTATGACACTTTTGTCTTCATAGAACAG
The genomic region above belongs to Defluviitalea saccharophila and contains:
- a CDS encoding glycerophosphodiester phosphodiesterase family protein — protein: MRKIKKRYLILIILVSFIMFVWLNNTSLFMDQSGSYKLLAHRGLAQTFDISQVEWDTNTAEIIYEPEHKYLENTIESMDVAFSYGADVVELDIQRTKDGQLAVFHDYDLSMRTDGKGKISEYTMEELKQLDIGYGYTADNGESYPFRGQGIGMMPELKEALERFSDRELLIHIKDDGLETAKILWTYLASMPPERLAQITVYGDEQGLAYLREKNSSIRVFSIKLLKSAFIKYELFGWTGYVPEGMNNMEIHIPLRWAKYIWGWPHKFIERMESVNTRVVIVKGNGKWSEGFDTIESLEKIPKGFRGYVWTNRIDIISSK
- a CDS encoding VOC family protein, which translates into the protein MKFLWSTLKVNNMEESLKFYQEIVGLTIDRRFHAGPETEIAFLGDGETKIELVCTQQSEPVNIGRDISWGFEVNSVDEMIAFIKEKGIDIHSGPFEPNPHVKFFYVLDPNGLKIQFVEHR
- a CDS encoding DUF2812 domain-containing protein, producing MKKFKIFVDMNEEEKYLNEMANKGFILKKYSAFGRYHFEKGNPQDLHYRIDYRLFKSKSEFNDYVALFEDAGWKHVYGTIYSGSQYFLPVSEHASDDIFSDKESKARRHKRLSQVCLLNFALMLLYFLIVLISIDFKLENLFFLTPGLWEMEGAKFWSAFWFEFPFMLWRVVPIIVLLILGIVYGIWAIKAKKLYNKLMVEE
- a CDS encoding PadR family transcriptional regulator — its product is MNLDKCLPLTETTFYILLALKEPGHGYYIMQKVEEMSGGKVRIAAGTMYGAIENLMKQKLIMAVPSEDKRRKVYQITKKGEEVLQLEVNRLKQLLNLAQEIGF
- a CDS encoding nitroreductase family protein; this translates as MSKEFFKAVENRRSIYGISKESTVSDQRIKEIIEHAVKHAPSAMNSQSARIVVLFGKHHDRLWDITMEALRKIVPAHQFSNTENKINSFKSGYGTILFYEDKSVIESLQEQFALYKDNFPVWSQQSNGIHQFIIWTALESEGLGASLQHYNELIESDIRNEWSIPNTWQLIAQMPFGKPTAAPGDKEFKPLEDRIKFFE